One window from the genome of Flavobacterium agricola encodes:
- a CDS encoding MBL fold metallo-hydrolase, giving the protein MKVEQIYTGCLAQSAYYIESNGEAAIIDPLRETQPYLDCLTKNGVTLKYIFETHFHADFVSGHLDLSQKTTAPIVYGPTASPEFDAIIAKDNKIFEIGKIKIKVLHTPGHTLESTTYLLIDENGKETAIFSGDTLFLGDVGRPDLAQKTANMTKEDLAGMLYESLYNKILPLADEIIVYPAHGAGSVCGKNMMKETVDTLGNQKKMNYALNQPSKAAFIEAVTDGLLPPPAYFGMNVAMNKKGYESFDKVLSQGLRALSVDEFEIIAEQSAALILDTRANSDFANGFIPQSINIGIQGDFAPWVGAMIVDVNQPILLITEEGMQEEVVTRLSRVGFDQVLGYLKGGFHAWLAADKEIDFVNRITASTFEQEIQGKEAVVIDVRTASEYEAEHVEDAYNRPLAFINDWIKNINPKQTFYLHCAGGYRSMIAASILQARGYRNFIEIEGGFNAILTTQVPKTDFVCQSKMF; this is encoded by the coding sequence ATGAAAGTAGAACAAATTTATACTGGATGTTTAGCACAAAGTGCTTATTATATAGAGAGTAATGGTGAAGCAGCGATCATTGATCCTCTTAGAGAAACTCAACCTTATCTAGATTGTTTAACCAAAAATGGTGTTACACTAAAATACATATTTGAGACACATTTTCATGCTGACTTTGTAAGTGGACATTTAGATTTAAGTCAGAAAACTACTGCTCCAATTGTTTACGGTCCAACTGCTAGTCCTGAATTCGATGCCATAATTGCAAAAGATAACAAAATCTTTGAAATTGGAAAAATTAAAATAAAAGTATTGCATACACCAGGACATACTTTAGAAAGTACAACGTATTTGTTGATTGATGAAAATGGAAAAGAAACGGCTATTTTTAGTGGAGACACCTTATTCTTAGGAGATGTTGGTAGACCAGATTTAGCCCAAAAAACAGCTAATATGACCAAAGAAGATTTAGCTGGAATGTTATATGAGAGCTTATACAATAAAATTCTTCCGTTAGCTGATGAGATTATCGTTTATCCAGCTCATGGTGCGGGTTCTGTTTGTGGTAAGAACATGATGAAAGAAACTGTTGATACTTTAGGTAATCAAAAGAAAATGAATTACGCACTGAATCAACCTTCAAAAGCAGCATTTATTGAAGCCGTAACAGATGGTTTATTACCTCCACCTGCATATTTTGGAATGAACGTTGCGATGAATAAAAAAGGATATGAAAGTTTTGATAAGGTTTTATCTCAAGGATTAAGAGCCTTAAGTGTAGATGAATTTGAAATAATAGCTGAACAATCTGCTGCATTAATTTTAGATACCCGAGCAAATAGTGATTTTGCAAATGGTTTTATTCCACAATCAATAAATATTGGAATACAAGGTGATTTTGCTCCTTGGGTTGGTGCAATGATTGTAGATGTTAATCAGCCTATATTATTAATCACAGAAGAAGGCATGCAAGAAGAAGTTGTTACCCGTTTAAGTCGCGTTGGTTTTGATCAAGTATTGGGTTATTTAAAAGGAGGTTTTCATGCTTGGCTAGCAGCTGATAAAGAAATTGATTTTGTAAACCGTATTACTGCAAGTACTTTTGAACAGGAAATCCAAGGTAAGGAAGCTGTAGTGATAGATGTTAGAACAGCTTCTGAATACGAGGCAGAGCATGTTGAAGATGCATATAATAGACCTTTAGCTTTCATAAACGATTGGATTAAAAATATAAATCCAAAACAAACTTTTTACTTGCATTGTGCTGGTGGTTACCGAAGTATGATTGCAGCTAGTATTTTACAAGCACGTGGATACCGAAACTTTATTGAAATTGAAGGTGGGTTTAATGCCATATTGACTACACAAGTACCTAAAACAGATTTTGTTTGTCAAAGTAAGATGTTTTAG
- a CDS encoding sulfite exporter TauE/SafE family protein gives MEILGFILTILIGLLVGLFGGGGSILTVPVLVYLFAIPATLSTTYSLALVSITSLVAATPHIIQKSLSFKKILQFGIPSMLALYTVRSYILPAIPQTFMIFGYEIEKNVFMLLFFSILMLISGFFMIKQKKNNPDCFDCPYNHYILMIAGLIEGLITGVVGAGGGFIIVPILMIFGKLSTKQAVANSLFIIGVKSLIGFLGSHDISMLDFLFLTKILVIALVGMYFGIQLNKKLDAKQLKPIFGYFVMVMGLVILIKELIIK, from the coding sequence ATGGAGATTTTAGGTTTTATATTAACCATTTTAATTGGTTTATTGGTTGGTTTATTTGGTGGTGGTGGAAGCATACTTACTGTACCGGTATTGGTTTATTTATTTGCAATACCAGCAACTTTATCTACTACCTATTCACTTGCCTTAGTAAGCATCACAAGTTTAGTAGCAGCAACTCCTCATATAATTCAAAAAAGCTTATCCTTTAAAAAAATTCTACAGTTTGGAATTCCTTCTATGTTAGCGTTGTACACTGTAAGATCTTATATTTTACCTGCGATTCCACAAACGTTTATGATTTTTGGCTATGAGATAGAAAAAAACGTTTTTATGTTGTTGTTCTTTTCGATATTGATGCTTATTTCAGGCTTCTTCATGATCAAGCAAAAGAAAAACAATCCGGATTGTTTTGATTGCCCATACAACCATTATATATTAATGATTGCCGGTTTAATAGAAGGTTTAATAACTGGGGTTGTTGGTGCTGGAGGTGGATTTATCATAGTACCTATATTGATGATTTTCGGCAAATTAAGTACGAAACAAGCTGTAGCAAATTCACTATTTATAATAGGAGTTAAATCATTGATTGGTTTTTTAGGTTCTCACGATATTTCAATGTTAGATTTCTTGTTCTTAACAAAAATATTAGTAATTGCTTTAGTTGGAATGTACTTTGGAATTCAATTGAATAAAAAATTAGATGCAAAACAACTAAAACCCATCTTTGGATACTTTGTAATGGTAATGGGTTTAGTTATTTTAATTAAAGAGTTAATAATAAAGTAG
- a CDS encoding Crp/Fnr family transcriptional regulator: MIDKSLLQQYFGSSFEDELLEEMAKIAQIRSFKENDILMDLDDAITHMPLLLHGAIRIMRDDDNDGELLLYYLEKGETCAMTMTCCLGTKTSNIRAAAETAGEMLQIPVQIMDSWLAKYPTWRAFVFNSYQDRLDEMMRSIDNLAFNDSKGRLKNYLIESASVNKSRIVNKTHAEIAYELNTSRVVISRLLKALENEGFIMQQRNSISII; the protein is encoded by the coding sequence ATGATAGATAAAAGTTTACTTCAGCAGTATTTTGGTTCTTCATTTGAAGACGAGCTATTAGAAGAAATGGCCAAGATAGCTCAAATAAGATCGTTTAAAGAAAATGATATCTTAATGGATTTAGATGATGCCATAACACATATGCCCCTTTTACTTCATGGTGCGATTAGAATTATGCGAGATGATGATAATGATGGAGAGCTTTTATTATATTATTTAGAAAAAGGTGAAACTTGTGCCATGACTATGACTTGTTGCTTAGGTACTAAAACAAGTAACATTAGAGCAGCAGCAGAAACAGCTGGAGAAATGTTACAAATTCCCGTGCAAATAATGGATAGTTGGTTAGCAAAATATCCTACATGGCGTGCATTTGTTTTTAATAGTTATCAAGACCGTTTAGATGAGATGATGCGCTCTATAGACAATTTGGCATTCAACGATTCTAAAGGTCGTTTAAAAAATTATTTAATAGAAAGTGCAAGTGTAAATAAATCAAGAATAGTAAATAAAACACATGCTGAAATTGCTTACGAATTGAATACCTCTCGAGTAGTGATTTCCAGATTATTGAAAGCGCTTGAAAATGAAGGTTTTATTATGCAGCAACGCAATAGTATTTCAATTATTTAA
- a CDS encoding YeeE/YedE family protein, producing the protein MRSLIYIVLGVLFGITMYKAETASWFRIVEMFQFQSFYMYGFMGSALIIGVIGTQIIKRKSAKDVDGKNIIIQPKDKSVSRYLFGGISFGLGWALIGACPGPIFVLLGAGTYSIIIVLLAALTGTWLYGILRDKLPH; encoded by the coding sequence ATGAGAAGTTTAATTTATATTGTTTTAGGTGTATTATTTGGTATCACCATGTATAAAGCAGAGACGGCCTCTTGGTTTAGAATAGTTGAGATGTTTCAGTTCCAATCATTTTATATGTATGGTTTTATGGGCTCTGCATTGATAATAGGAGTTATCGGTACACAAATTATCAAACGCAAAAGTGCAAAAGATGTCGATGGCAAGAATATCATAATTCAACCTAAAGATAAATCAGTTAGTCGTTATTTATTTGGAGGTATTTCTTTCGGCCTTGGTTGGGCACTTATTGGAGCTTGTCCTGGTCCTATTTTTGTACTTTTAGGTGCAGGAACTTATTCTATAATTATTGTACTTTTAGCTGCGTTAACTGGTACGTGGTTGTATGGAATTTTAAGAGATAAGTTACCTCATTAA
- a CDS encoding YeeE/YedE family protein produces the protein MNWILGTWPWFVGGPIIAFIMIALIYLGKSFGFSSNFRTLCAAMGAGKNCSFFDFNWKLQKWNLLFLVGTIFGGYLAANVLSENQIPEISTFTTQYLQNLGFESVGKSYNPIEIFETMNIKNLLLLIVGGLLIGFGTRYAGGCTSGHAISGLSNLQLPSLIAVIGFFIGGLVMVHFLFPLIF, from the coding sequence ATGAATTGGATATTAGGTACATGGCCTTGGTTTGTAGGAGGGCCAATCATTGCATTCATCATGATTGCATTGATTTATTTAGGTAAAAGCTTTGGTTTTTCTTCAAATTTCAGAACACTTTGTGCGGCTATGGGAGCCGGAAAAAATTGTTCATTCTTTGACTTCAATTGGAAATTACAAAAGTGGAATTTACTATTCTTAGTAGGTACTATTTTTGGTGGTTATTTAGCGGCAAATGTATTATCAGAAAATCAGATTCCAGAAATTTCTACTTTTACAACGCAATATTTACAAAATTTGGGTTTTGAAAGTGTTGGTAAATCATACAATCCAATAGAAATATTTGAAACTATGAATATTAAAAATTTATTGCTTTTAATTGTTGGTGGATTACTGATAGGATTTGGAACTCGTTATGCAGGAGGTTGCACTTCAGGTCATGCAATTTCAGGCTTAAGTAATTTACAATTACCTTCCCTAATTGCTGTGATTGGATTTTTTATTGGTGGCTTGGTTATGGTTCATTTTTTATTCCCTTTAATTTTTTAG